DNA sequence from the Cohnella herbarum genome:
TTGACCCTTATCTACGTGTGGAAATTCGCGGGTTACTACTCCATTATTTTTCTCGCGGCGATTACGGGCATCTCGGGCGAATATTACGAGAGCGCGAGGATAGACGGGGCGACCCGGTTCCAGCAAATTATCCATATCACGATTCCGTTAATCAGAAGCGTTGTCATCGTTCTCGGCTTGCTAGGCATCGGCCGGATTTTCTACGGGGATTTCGGAATGATCTACGGCATTGTCGGCGATAATAGCGCCTTATATTCTACGACGGACGTCATAGATACCTATACGTACAGAGCGCTTCGGATCTTGAGCGATTTCAGCAAATCCTCCGCGGTCGTGCTCTACCAATCGGTGATGGGGCTCGTCACGATTCTGATCTTTAATCAGATCGCCAAAAAAATCGACAAAGATTCAGGCTTGTTCTAGGAGGGAAGCAACCGATGGCAAATCGCGTCAAGGAAGACAAATCCGTGCTCGAAAGAAGCTTTGTGATCGGCATCTACGCATTCGTTGCGATATTTGCCCTCCTCTGCATCATTCCGTTCTGGTTGGTCGTCGTGAATTCGTTCGCGACGGAAAGCAGTATCAAGCTAAACGGCATGATGTTGTTCCCGAAAGAATTCTCGCTGTATTCTTACCAATACACGCTGGCCGGCAAACAGATTATGAACAGTTATCTGGTTACCGTCTTCGTAACGGTCGCCGGAACTTGCCTAGCCATTCTAATTACGTCCATGTACGCTTACGTGCTGGCGCATCCGAAAGTCAAATATCGCAGAATCTTATCGTTCATGACGTATTTCACGATGGTGTTCGGCGCCGGCCTCGTCGGCTTCTATATATTGATCGCTAGCACGTTAGGGCTGAAGGATACGCTTTGGGCGTTAATTCTCCCGTATCTGCTGAATCCGTTCTTCGCGTTCATCATGGTTTCTTTCTTCCGAACGCTGCCTTACGAGATTAACGAAGCCGCGACGATCGACGGAGCGAACGACCTGTCCATCTTCTTCCGGATCATCATCCCGATCTCGAAGCCGGTCATCGCCACGGTGAGTTTGTTTTACGCGCTCCAGTATTGGAACGATTTCTATCTGGCGCTGCTGTTCATCGACGATTATAAGCTGCATCCGTTGCAAATCATGATTCGCCAGATCATCTCGAACGTCAATATCAGCTCTTACGTCGGAGGAAGCCAGACGAACTATTCGCAAGCGGTGCCGACCTACGGGGTACAATTGGCTACGGTATGTTTAACGATCGGACCTATTATTTTCCTGTATCCGTTCATTCAAAGATTTTTCGTTAAAGGCATTACGATCGGCGCTCTTAAAGGCTAATCATCAGGCTTGTCCCGGAGAGATCCGGTTATGATTTGATAGATCACCATCATCGGGAGGTTGAAGCAGCATTATGAAAAAGACGTTAGCAGTAGGTTTATCGGTATTATTGATCATGCTTGCATTAATCGGTTGCAGCTCCAATTCGAATAACGAGGGAAGCTCCGAAACGAACGCGGCGCCAAGCTCGTCGGCGCCCGCTACGGGTGGGAAGCTGGATCCGGTTACGCTGAAGATTATCCTTCCGGGAGACCGTCCGGCGGACATGGATCTGATCATAGAAGAAGCCGAGAAAAGAATGGCGGACACGATCAACGTGAAGCTGGATCTCGTATTCGTTCCCTTCTCCGACCTAGCTTCGAAGACGCAAGTGATGCTCGCATCCGGCGAAGACGTCGATCTGATCTTCGATGCGCCTTGGCTGCATATGGAGCAGATGATCGCCGCCGGGTATTATGAGCCTCTAGAGGATCTGTTGGCTCAATACGGTCAAGACGCCGTCGCGGTTCGATCCCAGCAAATGTTCGACGCGAATAAGTTCCAAGGAAAAATCTATGCGCTTCCGCTCGGAAATTCCCATCTCGACGGAAGAACGTATTTGGTACGCAAAGACCTGAGGGAGAAATACGGCGTAGCTCCTATTAAATCTTATGATGAGTTGCTCGCTTTCGCTTACAAGATCAAAGAAAACGAGAAAAATATCATTCCGATATTGGCGAGCGGCCAACCCGGCATGAAGGATATTTCATGGGGAGCGTTCAGAGCCTTCATGACGAGCGATCCGGAAATTCTGAGATCCGATGCCTTAGGCCAAAGCATCGTCTTGCACTACAAAAATAACGACGGCATCGTGTACAACCTGTTCGACGAAATGAATCCGACGGTATGGTCCTGGATCGAAGAAGCCCGCAAGCTCTACAAGGAAGGCCTCATCCATCCCGACGTGCTGGCCATCAAAGACGCGAACGCCGTATTCGAATCCGGCGACGTGGCGATCTACGCGACGAACAACTTCGGGGTACCGACGAGCATGATCACGTCGGTTCCGAAGAACGTGCCGGGAGCAGAAGTCGAGGCGGTTACCTTCATGCCGCTGGAAAAAGGCAAAATGACCACTAGCTTCAAACAAGCGAACTTCCAAGCTATCCCTAAGGTAAGCAAAAACAAAGAACGCGCTATGATGTTCCTAAACTGGACGGCGCAGAAAGAAAACTACGATCTGCTGGCATACGGGATCGAGGGCAGAAACTACGAGGCGATGGGCGACGATCAGTACAAGACGCTTCCGGACAGCAAATACGGCTATTTCCCTTACGCATGGGTTTGGAATCCGACGCTTGACCGTTTGAATGCGGGGCTGGATCCCGAATCGATCAAGCACTTCAAATTCAATACCGTCGCGGACAATCTAATCGCTAGCAAGTTGACCGGATTCTCGTTTAATCCGGAGCCGGTAGCGAACGAAGTTTCCCTATACAATGCGATCGAGGACAAATACTATTCCTCCTTGTTCAACGGCGTATCGGATCCTACGGAAACGTGGAACAAGCTTAAATCCGAAGGCGAAGGGTACTTGAAGAAAATCCAAACCGAGTTGCAGAAACAGATCGACGAGTTTTTAGCAACGAAATAAGCCCGATCGCGGGTTACAAACACGGCGGGTATTCGGCTTAAGGGCCGGATGCCCGCCTTTTATTGAAAAGAGGCGAACGCGATGAAAAACAAGAAAAGACGGACCCGCGTCATGTACGGGGCGGATTATAATCCCGAGCAATGGCCGATAGAGATCATCGAACGGGATATGGTCCTCATGAAAGAAATCGGCGTTAACGCCGTTACGCTGAACGTGTTCGGTTGGGGAATGATCCAGCCATCGGAAGATACGTATGATTTTGCCAAACTGGATTACGTCTTCGATTCGTTGGAACGGAACGGGATCGACGTCGTGTTGGCCACCCCGACCGCCGCTCCTCCGTCCTGGATGTTCGGCAAAAATCCGACGATGTTGAAGGTGAACGAAAACGGTCAAAGGGTCGCGCATTGGAGCCGGCAAGCTTACTGCCCTAATCATCCTCTATACCGCAAGGAAATACGCAAGATCGCAAGAACGTTAGCGGAACAGTACGGGAATAGATCCAATCTCATGATGTGGCACGTGAACAACGAATGCATCTTGCACTGTTACTGCGATTACTGCGCCGAGGCGTTCCGGACTTGGCTTCGGAATAAATACGGGACGCTTGAGCGGTTGAACGAATGTTGGCAGCTGCGGCAATGGAGTCTATTCAAATCCGACTGGGATCAGATCATGCCGCCGCTCGGGGAATGACGCATACGAGCGTAAGTCTCGATTATCAACGTTTCTTGTCGGATAGCAACCTGCAAGGTTTCTTGGCAGAGAAGGACGAGATCGTTCGGATCACTCCGGATATCCCGGTCACTTCCAATTTCTATTCGATCGACTTCTTGGGTCAGATTCATTCCGATTGGGCTCCTCACTTGGACGTAATCTCTTGGGATTCCTATCCGCCGCATCGCGATTACGCGGTATGGGCCGCCTTCCAGCACGATTATTTCCGCAGCTTGAAGAAGTCCCCGTTCCTGCTGATGGAGCAAGCCGCCAGCAACGTAAATTGGAAGTCCTACAATCCGGCCAAGCGTCCGGGAATGATGAGCCTGCAGAGCTATCAAGCCGTTGCGCGGGGAGCCGAAGCGATCATGTACTTCCAATTCCGGCAAAGCCGCGGAGGCGTAGAGAAATACCATAGCTCGCTCGTGAGCCACGGCACGGAATCCGACAACCGGATTTATCGGGAAATCGGCAAACTCGGCCATGAACTGGCTAAGCTGGACGAAGTTCTGCGGACCGGTATTCATGCCAAAGCGGCGATCCTGTTCGACGTCTCACTCATATGGCTGGTGGATTGGAACAAAACAAGCCAAGATCTCGACTACCGCCGCATCGTTACCGACTATTACCGATCGCTGTACGAAGCGAATATTCCCGTGGATATCGTTCATCCGCTCTCCGATTTGTCCGGTTACGCGGTAGCCATCGCTCCGATGCTGTATATGTTCGAAGAGGGTGTCGCCGACAACCTGCGTTCCTTCGCGGAGAACGGGGGAAAGCTGGTCATGAGCTACAACAGCGGAATGGTGAACGGCTGCGACGTCGTTGAACACGGAGGGTTTCTGCGCCCGATCGACGACGTGTTCGGCATTATCGTCGAAGAAGCGGACGCGCTCGAGCCGGAGATGTCCAACCGAATCGAACGCAATGACGGGATGAGCTTCCGAACGGATAAATGGGGCGAAGTCTTACGGTTGAACGGAGCGGAGGCGATAGCCGTTTACAGGGAGGATTACTACGCGGGGCGGCCGGCCGTGACTAGGAATCGATATGGCCGAGGCGAAGCCTACTATGTATCCGCGCATCCGGAGGACCGGTTCCTGCGGGAGCTGTTGTTGGCGATTTGTTCGGACGCCGGAATTGCCGCTCCATGCCCGAACGCGCCGCGTGGCGTGGAGATCACCATTCGGGAGGACGAGGGGAAACGTTATCTGTTTCTGTTGAATCATAATCCGGTCGATACGGAGATGAACATGGATTGGACGGAGGGAGCGGGTTGGACGGACCTGATTCGCGAGGAGCCCGTTGGCGAGAAAATCGTTCTGGAGGCGTACGCCACGCTCGTTCTGAAGCAAACGATACCGGTCTAAGGAAGGGGCGACGGAATGAACGGAACCTGTATTGCGACAGAAATGCTTATCAATGGAATACAAGCCGTCCATCTGGAGAACGAATGGTTGCGAACCGTCGTTCTGGTCGGCAAAGGCACCGACATCTGGGAACTCGTCTATAAACCGTTGAATCTGGATCTGTTGATGAGAACGCATGACGGTTTAACCGTCTATGAGGGGAGAGATTTCAGGGAGAAGAGACTCGTTCATTATGCGGAAGGGTACCCGGGAGGATGGCAGGAGATCATCCCGAACAGAGCTTTGTTCGGTAGTGGAGAAGTAGGCCCGAGCGAGGAAGGGGAGTCGGCAGGCGTCCCCTGGGCTTATCGGATAGACTGGGAGAACGGGCAAAGCGTATCGCTCCATTGCCGGCTTATGCTTCCCTATACGCCGCTTAATATAGAAAAAACGATAAGCCTATCGGCGGGAATGAGCGAGATTCGGATAACCGAGCGAATCGCGAATACGGACGGCGACGTCGTTCGCTTCATTTGGACGCATCATCCGGCATTCGGCGGGCCGTTGATCGACGAGAAGGCCAAGGTCATTCTCCCGAAAGACAGCATCGCGTTTAATGTTTTGCGCTACGAGCGGAACCGGAACGAGCCGTTGTCGAATTTCGAGGAGGAAATCACTTCGGTCGAGCTCGTCAGCGGCAAAAGAAAAAATCTGCTAGAGATCGAGCCGAGGATGACGGATGGAGAAACGTGTTACGTTCCGATACGAATTCGCTCCCGGGAGGAGGTAGGAATAGACAATCCCGGTCTGAACGTCAAGCTGCGGCTTGACTGGGATCGGGATTTGTTTCCGTGTTTGCGCTATTGGTCTAATAACGACAACGAGGCGTATACGGTGGCATTGGAGCCTTCCACGTCCTGGTTCTCGGATATCCGCGATTGCATCCGCCACGACAATTGCATCTCTCTCCAACCGAACGAAGAGAAGCGGTTTTGGATGAAGATCGCCGTAGAACCGCTGCGTTAATAGATGGCCACAACCACAACATTCACTCTGGAGGTACGAGCCGAACGATAAAAAATGACACGCATGAAAGGACGTGACCGGCTTGACGCTTAATCAACTGATCATCGGCCTTCGGATGGAGGAGGCCGCCCGGTTGCTCAAAAATCCGCTTCATCGGAGTTACGAGATTGCGAACGAATCGGCTATACGGATCAGGATCATTTTCGGGAGAGCTTCAAGAGCTTCAAGAAGCAATACGGCGTAACTCCGACCGAATATCGCAATAAGTACCTGTAGCATTGCAGGAGGTTGGGATATGGCAGAAAAGAGAGCTCCTCCAATGATGCCTCGGATGGCGATTGGAGGAGCTCTCTTATCGCTTAGTTCAACGGCTCGCTCGACTCGTAAACGCCGAGCTGAATCAAGATGAGCTCGAAATCCCTTTTCAAAGCAGCTTTCTCCTCGGGCTCTAGGAAGGAAGCGTCTACCCCGTTCAGAATCAGCTTCGTGATTTCCGCCAACGTGAACCCGAATTTCTCGGAGATCACCCGATACTCCCGCGTAATGTCCGTACCGGATACGCCCGGGTTATCCGTATTAACCGTAAATACGATTCCTTGATCGAAATACTCCCTAATCGGATAAACGTCCCATCCGTTCACCGCTTTGGTTTGAATGTTACTTGTCGGGCAAAGCTCCAAGGGGATCTTCTGGTCTTTAATCAAATTCAACACGTTCGCGTCTTCGCGCAACCGTACGCCATGCCCAATCCGGCGAGCTCCCAGGTTAAGCACGGCTTCCTCGATGCTGTCAGGTCCCGCGGCTTCGCCTGCATGGATGGTAACCGGAATTTCGAGCTCGCGCGCTAACGCGAACACTTCCCGGAACAGAGTGGTCGGGTAAGACGATTCATCCCCCGCCAAGTCTACCGCGACCAATCCCCGTCCAATAAAGAGCGAAGCGGCTTCCACCACTTCTAAGTTCGTAGCGACGGAATGGTTCCTCATGCAGATCGCGATTGCTCTCGCTTTCACGTCGAATGCTTCTTCTCCTCGTTGTAACCCTTGTATGACGTGGGAAATGGCGTCGGCAGCGGATAATCCATTCTCGCGGTGAAGCTGCGGGGCGAAGCGGACTTCGATATATTTAATTCGATGCTCGGCGGCTTGTTCGACGACCTCGTAAGCTACCTGCTCCAACGACTCTTTCGTTTGCAGAAAAGGAAGCACGAATTCGAATTTCGTTAAATACTCCGTCAAACTCGTACAATCTTCTCCAACCTGCACGTATGGAACCAAATCCGATATGACGTTCGAAGGTAATGCGATGCCTTGGCGGTCGGCGAGCTTAAGAAGCGTGGCAGGCTTAATGCAGCCATCGAGATGTACGTGCAGATCGACCTTAGGCAACGCTGACAAAAGGTAAAATGATCCCATCCTCTACTCACTCCTTTGGAAATACTGTGTTAAATAATATAACACAAATTTACTATCTATTAAATGCTGCGATTGTTATTGTGAGGTATATGTTATGTAATTGTTTGTGTAAGTAATCGGTTGACTTCTTAAGTCGGTATTGTCCATATTTAAAAAGACGAAATCACCCTATCCCGAGACGGTAGGGAAGGAGGGTTCGATGGGCAACGGCAGTATTTTCGATGCGGATTTATTGAAGAAGGATTATTCTCCGCGCATTTATGCGTATTATTTCAAACAATGGGAAGGGTTCCATATGGCCTTTCACCAACACGATTCCACCGAGATTATGTACGTCATGCAAGGAGAATGTATAGTCGAATGGGATGCCGGAACGGACAGCCTTGCGGCGGTTAAACTCACCAAGGGCGAGTTTATTTTATTGGATGCTAACGTTCCGCATAGGCTCGTCGTCGAGCAAACCTGTCGCATGCTGAACGTCGAGTTCGGTTTCGAAGAGCATGCGGGCGGGTTTCCGTCGATAAAGCAAATCGCCGATGAGGAAGTAACCTTCCGCGAGATGGTCGCATCCCCCGTTACTTATTTGATGTTGCAAGATCCGGATGAAGTGTATCATACGTTAAAAAGCTTAGTGTTGGAGCTGGATAAACGCGGCGGCGACGGAGGGTTATTGGACAGGATGCTGTTGTCTCAGCTTTTCATTCGGATTAGCAGATTAAGGCGCGAAGCGGAAAACAACGGATGGCAGCAAGCGGAGCATTACGTGAAACAGAGCATAGAGTTTCTTCACCAGAATTACGATCGGCAAATATCGGTGAACGATATCGCCGCGCGTGTGAATTTACATCCGGGTTATTTGCAACGGATTTTCAAAAAACAAACCGGCCAAACTCTGATAGAGTATGTGACGGCCGTAAGGATGGAGAAGGCGAAGATGCTTCTTCTTCATACCGATATCCCGGTCGCGGATATTTCCGATTACGTAGGAGTGGGTAGTCGGCAGTATTTTCACGCTTTATTTAAGAAGTACACGAATTTGACTCCGATAGAATTCCGCAAATCCATGAATACTCAACGATTGATGGATTCGTAAAGTGATAATTTCTGACAGGTTGAGCTAGAGATAGTCATAATTTTGATAACGCTTCCGTCTGCAGTCTAGTTACAATGAATTCATCGATTGAATTTCATTAACAACGACTTGGAGGACTGGAATGATGGCATTTAAGCTTGCGTTCATCGGCGCGGGGAGCATCGGCTTTACTCGCGGACTGCTTCGGGATTTATTGAGCGTACCCGAATTCAAGGATATCGAGGTTGCTTTTACGGACATTAATTCGCATAATCTCGAGATGGTAACCGAACTCTGTCAACGGGATATTACGGAGAACGGATTATCGATCCGGATCCAGGCAACGACAGATCGGCGCGAGGCTTTAGCCGGAGCTAAGTACGTATTCTGCACAATACGCGTCGGAGGACTCGAAGCATTCGCGACGGACGTCGACATCCCGTTAAAATACGGAGTCGATCAATGCGTCGGCGACACGTTGTCGGCGGGCGGTATTATGTACGGACAGCGCGGGATTTCGGAAATGCTTCGAATCTGCCAAGATATCCGCGAGGTCGCGGCGGATGACGTCTTGCTGTTGAACTACGCGAATCCGATGGCGATGCTGACTTGGGCGTGCAATCAATACGGCGGCGTGCGAACGATCGGACTTTGCCATGGCGTACAGGGTGGGCATTGGCAGATCGCCGAGGCTTTCGGGTTGAAGAAAAAAGAAGTCGATATCATTTGCGCGGGCATTAACCACCAAACTTGGTATATTCAAATTCGTCATAACGGAGAAGATTTAACCGGGAAGCTGCTTGAAGCTTTCGAGAACCATCCGGATTTTAGCCGGACGGAGAAGGTTCGGATCGATATGCTGCGGAGGTTTGGTTACTACAGCACCGAGTCGAACGGTCATCTGAGCGAATATGTGCCATGGTACCGCAAACGTCCCGACGAGATCGAACAATGGATTGACCTCGGCAACTGGATTAACGGCGAGACGGGCGGGTATTTGCGCGTATGCACGGAGGGGCGTAATTGGTTCGAGACGGATTTCCCGAATTGGATGAAAGAGCCCGCGATGAAATACGCCACCGAAGAGCGGGGAGAAGAGCATGGCTCCTACATTATCGAAGGATTGGAAACCGGCCGTGTATACCGTGGACATTTCAACGTGAGGAACAACGACGTGATCGCGAACTTGCCCGAGGATGCGATTATCGAAGCGCCTGGGTACGTGGATCGCAACGGGATTTCCATGCCGCTCGTCGGGAAGTTGCCGCTTGGACCGGCCGCGGTATGCAATGTCAGCATTTCCGTACAGCGTCTGGCGGTCGAGGCGGCCGTCCATGGCGACGACAAGCTGCTTCGTCAAGCGTTCATGATGGATCCTTTGGTCGGAGCGGTGTGCAATCCGAAAGAGATTTGGCAAATGGTCGACGAGATGCTCGTCGCGCAAGAAAGCTGGTTGCCGCAGTATGGCGACGCGATCGCCGCAGCCAAGCAAAGACTCGCGTCCGGCAACCTGATCCCGACGAACGAAGGATATCGCGGCGCGGCGCGTTTGAAAGTCAAAACCGTAGAAGAGATGCAACAAGATCGCGATGCCGCCAACAAAAACGCCGGAGAATCCGACAAGGGCAAGGAGCGCACCAAGATCGGACATTAGGGAATTTTCGCGGAGCGGGGATGGATAGCGATATCACAAACTAAAGCCTCGTCTAAACAGCGAGAGGATTATGAGAACGGCGCTCACGAGCGTCGTTTTTTTTTTCTACGACTGACCAATTAACATGCAATACTTATTTTCAAGTGCTTGAAGATACTTTGCAGGGTTTCTTCTAAATCGTCGACGTTTGGTGGTTTCCTCTAATCGACGAAACCATCTTTGCCGCTCGTTTTGGAATTCGGCATAGCTTACACTTTGAAGTCGTTCAATGAGATTGCTTTGGCGGAGTGCATCATCGACGAACACAACAAACTCTCCGGAGCGGACGATATATTCGTTCCAGCTTCGGAGTCCTGTCATCCTACGGTGTCGTGTCTTCGTTTTACGAAAAAATCTTTCGTGGTCATTATTCGTACGATGAAGATAAGGGTAGTCGTAACAGGTAAACAAACCCTTCCAAAACCCTTTTGTGTAACTCTTTAAATTAGATAACATCGGATGGTCGGATTCTTTTGAGTAAGTTACATCTAGCCATTGAAGTAAGCAATGCATATGGAACCGTACGGAATCGCTGCTTTGGTCAACTGTGGGATTGAGGACGGTGGCGACATGCTGTAGAGCGTATGACCAGCGCTTTACTTCTTCATACAATGAGCGATACTCTTCAAGTTTACTGAAAATTCTAAATACGTTTTGGAGTAGAGATGGCTCTTTTTTTACTCAGGCAGCTTAGCAGCGATGCCTGTATGACTTCGGATGTTTCAAACACTCGAATGCCTGGCAAATCTAAAGGAGGGTTCCCATCTTCAAGTAGTACCGAGCGCACAGCGGCTAGATAATCCTTCGCAATTTCTGAATCCTCGGAGTTGTCTTTAACCAGCTTCCGTTCAATAGCTCGGATTCCTCGGAGACTTTTCTTGATGCCGGTTTTTAATTTCCGATCCAGTTCTACAATGGGCTTGGCAATATCCTTCAAGTAATGATACTGGCAGTACTGATAGGGCACTTCAGGAAGCAGGGATTCCATGGCAAGCCGAATAGACTGTTGTCCGTCTGTCACGATTCCGATGATTGGAAATCCAAGATCGATAACGGGTTGAATAAGACTTTTTAGTTCTTCAGTAGAACTGCTTTTGACGTTCTTGGCGACAAGAATCGTTCCGCTGAATACTTCTCGAATAACATACAGGGTTTCATTACCTTTCTCTGGCTGCACACCATCCATCGAGATCATAATTCCTTTACGTAGATCGACAACCTGCTTAAGCTGTTCTTTTACAAATTCCGTTACACTTGAACGCAATAGCGTCAGATAACGCTCATAAAGTCTTTGGGCATTTCGCTCTGATGTGGCCACACCCCGTCCAGTTAGTTCTTCCGTGATCTCAGCTATGGTCATATGATGCTTGAAACGTAGCTGACCAACTAAAGCAAGCACGTCAAAACCATATGAAGTGTGCTTCATAGCCAGTGAATCTGCTTCCACTGATTTGTAGTAGGTTTTTGGAAATGAACAGCTTGGATTTGCGCATACATAAGCCATGCTCCAAGCTTGAATGACACCATGTAAGGTGGATATATTTTTCTTCCAAGCTGTGTGACTTCGTTTCAACTTTCCACCACATTGAACACAACAAGTAACTTCTGGTTTAAAGTAAATCTTTTGTTCCGGAATGATTCGGTTCTTAGGCAATGGCATGAGAAACCTCCGTCAAAGTGAGTTCTAATTATCTTCGACAGAGGCTAATGGAAATCCTTGTTAGTTAATTCGTCAGTCGTAGTTTTTTTTGGAGTACTCGACCTCAGAAAAGTTGGCATGAAATTATGACAACATATTAAAAGAATAACGATAAATATTGTGTCATAAATAGGATTGTGGTATACCATAAATAGCGAGGATAAGCTCAGTTTCAGAGGGGGATATAAAGTAGATGAAATTTTATTTGGATACTGGTAATGTGGAAGAGATTAAACGTATCGTCAAATTGGGATTAGTGGACGGCGTAACGACGAACCCAAGCTTGATCGCCAAAGAAGGCCGGGTTTTCAAAGACGTCATTCAAGAGATTTGCGCTATCGTTAAAGGACCCGTCAGCGCGGAAGTGATCAGCCTCGACGTTGAAGGCATGCTGAAGGAAGCGCACGAGATCGCGCAATGGGCACCTAACGTCGTAATCAAGCTTCCGATGACGGAAGCCGGACTCGAAGCGACGCACCAACTGGCATCGGAAGGCATTAAGACGAACGTCACGCTGATCTTCAGCGTTGCGCAAGGTTTGCTAGCCGCGAAAGCCGGCGCGACTTTCATTAGTCCGTTCGTAGGACGCTTGGACGATATTAGCGTGGACGGCATGGCGCTGGTGAGGAATTTGCGACAAGTACTGGACCAATACGGTCTGGCATCCGAGATTATCGCCGCGAGCATTCGGAACGTCGGCCATTTCGAACAAGCTGCCTTAGCGGGCGCTCATATCGCTACCATTCCCGGAACGCTTCTCCCGGTGCTGTGGAAACATCCGTTGACGGATAGCGGAATCGAACGATTCCTGAAGGATTGGGAGAAAGTAGCTTCCATACAAGGTTGATCAATGCCGATTCGCAGCTTAACGACCGACCGCTATTCGTTCGAAAGAGTAATGAAGGAGTGAGATAGTTATCGAACTCACGGTTAGACAGTTATCGATTACCGAGATCGTCAAAAAACACGCCCCCATCACCGGCGAGCAAATCGCCGAGTGTTTGGGGATCAGCCGTCCGACCATCCGGTCGGACTTATCTGTATTAGTGATGCTCGGTTATATCGACGCCAAGCCGAAGGTGGGTTATTTTCTAGGCAAGGTTATGACCTCTACGGGACAGCAAAGCGAGAAACTCATGAATCTGAAGGTCAAAGATGTCATGAACCGACCGGTCGTCATTGTCGAGAGCGCGACGGTAAACGATGCCGTCATTTCCTTGTTCGTGGAAAATACCGGGTTTC
Encoded proteins:
- the add gene encoding adenosine deaminase; its protein translation is MGSFYLLSALPKVDLHVHLDGCIKPATLLKLADRQGIALPSNVISDLVPYVQVGEDCTSLTEYLTKFEFVLPFLQTKESLEQVAYEVVEQAAEHRIKYIEVRFAPQLHRENGLSAADAISHVIQGLQRGEEAFDVKARAIAICMRNHSVATNLEVVEAASLFIGRGLVAVDLAGDESSYPTTLFREVFALARELEIPVTIHAGEAAGPDSIEEAVLNLGARRIGHGVRLREDANVLNLIKDQKIPLELCPTSNIQTKAVNGWDVYPIREYFDQGIVFTVNTDNPGVSGTDITREYRVISEKFGFTLAEITKLILNGVDASFLEPEEKAALKRDFELILIQLGVYESSEPLN
- a CDS encoding ABC transporter substrate-binding protein, with the protein product MKKTLAVGLSVLLIMLALIGCSSNSNNEGSSETNAAPSSSAPATGGKLDPVTLKIILPGDRPADMDLIIEEAEKRMADTINVKLDLVFVPFSDLASKTQVMLASGEDVDLIFDAPWLHMEQMIAAGYYEPLEDLLAQYGQDAVAVRSQQMFDANKFQGKIYALPLGNSHLDGRTYLVRKDLREKYGVAPIKSYDELLAFAYKIKENEKNIIPILASGQPGMKDISWGAFRAFMTSDPEILRSDALGQSIVLHYKNNDGIVYNLFDEMNPTVWSWIEEARKLYKEGLIHPDVLAIKDANAVFESGDVAIYATNNFGVPTSMITSVPKNVPGAEVEAVTFMPLEKGKMTTSFKQANFQAIPKVSKNKERAMMFLNWTAQKENYDLLAYGIEGRNYEAMGDDQYKTLPDSKYGYFPYAWVWNPTLDRLNAGLDPESIKHFKFNTVADNLIASKLTGFSFNPEPVANEVSLYNAIEDKYYSSLFNGVSDPTETWNKLKSEGEGYLKKIQTELQKQIDEFLATK
- a CDS encoding beta-galactosidase produces the protein MKNKKRRTRVMYGADYNPEQWPIEIIERDMVLMKEIGVNAVTLNVFGWGMIQPSEDTYDFAKLDYVFDSLERNGIDVVLATPTAAPPSWMFGKNPTMLKVNENGQRVAHWSRQAYCPNHPLYRKEIRKIARTLAEQYGNRSNLMMWHVNNECILHCYCDYCAEAFRTWLRNKYGTLERLNECWQLRQWSLFKSDWDQIMPPLGE
- a CDS encoding beta-galactosidase, with translation MESIQIRLGSDHAAARGMTHTSVSLDYQRFLSDSNLQGFLAEKDEIVRITPDIPVTSNFYSIDFLGQIHSDWAPHLDVISWDSYPPHRDYAVWAAFQHDYFRSLKKSPFLLMEQAASNVNWKSYNPAKRPGMMSLQSYQAVARGAEAIMYFQFRQSRGGVEKYHSSLVSHGTESDNRIYREIGKLGHELAKLDEVLRTGIHAKAAILFDVSLIWLVDWNKTSQDLDYRRIVTDYYRSLYEANIPVDIVHPLSDLSGYAVAIAPMLYMFEEGVADNLRSFAENGGKLVMSYNSGMVNGCDVVEHGGFLRPIDDVFGIIVEEADALEPEMSNRIERNDGMSFRTDKWGEVLRLNGAEAIAVYREDYYAGRPAVTRNRYGRGEAYYVSAHPEDRFLRELLLAICSDAGIAAPCPNAPRGVEITIREDEGKRYLFLLNHNPVDTEMNMDWTEGAGWTDLIREEPVGEKIVLEAYATLVLKQTIPV
- a CDS encoding AraC family transcriptional regulator, with the protein product MGNGSIFDADLLKKDYSPRIYAYYFKQWEGFHMAFHQHDSTEIMYVMQGECIVEWDAGTDSLAAVKLTKGEFILLDANVPHRLVVEQTCRMLNVEFGFEEHAGGFPSIKQIADEEVTFREMVASPVTYLMLQDPDEVYHTLKSLVLELDKRGGDGGLLDRMLLSQLFIRISRLRREAENNGWQQAEHYVKQSIEFLHQNYDRQISVNDIAARVNLHPGYLQRIFKKQTGQTLIEYVTAVRMEKAKMLLLHTDIPVADISDYVGVGSRQYFHALFKKYTNLTPIEFRKSMNTQRLMDS
- a CDS encoding carbohydrate ABC transporter permease, encoding MANRVKEDKSVLERSFVIGIYAFVAIFALLCIIPFWLVVVNSFATESSIKLNGMMLFPKEFSLYSYQYTLAGKQIMNSYLVTVFVTVAGTCLAILITSMYAYVLAHPKVKYRRILSFMTYFTMVFGAGLVGFYILIASTLGLKDTLWALILPYLLNPFFAFIMVSFFRTLPYEINEAATIDGANDLSIFFRIIIPISKPVIATVSLFYALQYWNDFYLALLFIDDYKLHPLQIMIRQIISNVNISSYVGGSQTNYSQAVPTYGVQLATVCLTIGPIIFLYPFIQRFFVKGITIGALKG
- a CDS encoding DUF4432 family protein: MNGTCIATEMLINGIQAVHLENEWLRTVVLVGKGTDIWELVYKPLNLDLLMRTHDGLTVYEGRDFREKRLVHYAEGYPGGWQEIIPNRALFGSGEVGPSEEGESAGVPWAYRIDWENGQSVSLHCRLMLPYTPLNIEKTISLSAGMSEIRITERIANTDGDVVRFIWTHHPAFGGPLIDEKAKVILPKDSIAFNVLRYERNRNEPLSNFEEEITSVELVSGKRKNLLEIEPRMTDGETCYVPIRIRSREEVGIDNPGLNVKLRLDWDRDLFPCLRYWSNNDNEAYTVALEPSTSWFSDIRDCIRHDNCISLQPNEEKRFWMKIAVEPLR